Proteins encoded within one genomic window of Bacteroidota bacterium:
- a CDS encoding sterol desaturase family protein, whose translation MIGIISMATDLIFSLLTLPILWYLYNHYRFIELEQDSIITFCVLFILIDFTEYWFHRLSHEINLLWSAHVVHHQSEFFYLSVGIRTSFFVPLFNIFFYLIFPVLGFSPDMLLLIIFIQGIYQLLIHTELIGRLGFLEYILVTPSAHRVHHGKNDIYIDKNYGKIFIIWDFVFHSYQKEIEEVIYGLNKTIEVKGFIRSMTEPYRTMAKAYRKLEVKKYRRAVIFKKPDRAAELYDSVLKKATDN comes from the coding sequence GTGATAGGCATCATTTCAATGGCAACAGATTTGATATTCTCACTACTTACTTTACCCATCTTATGGTATCTATACAATCATTATCGGTTTATAGAATTGGAGCAAGATTCCATCATTACTTTCTGTGTACTATTCATTTTAATAGACTTCACGGAGTATTGGTTTCACAGGTTAAGCCATGAAATAAATTTATTATGGTCGGCTCATGTAGTGCACCACCAAAGTGAGTTTTTCTACTTGAGTGTTGGGATTCGCACTTCATTTTTTGTACCTCTATTTAATATATTTTTCTATTTAATTTTTCCCGTCTTGGGTTTCAGTCCTGATATGCTACTATTGATTATTTTTATTCAAGGAATATACCAATTATTAATACATACAGAATTGATAGGCAGGCTTGGATTTTTAGAATATATATTGGTAACGCCATCTGCACATAGAGTTCACCATGGAAAGAACGATATTTATATCGATAAAAATTATGGAAAGATTTTTATTATATGGGACTTTGTTTTTCATTCTTACCAAAAAGAAATAGAAGAAGTAATATATGGATTAAATAAAACAATCGAGGTGAAAGGGTTTATTCGATCAATGACAGAACCCTACAGAACAATGGCAAAAGCATATAGAAAACTGGAAGTGAAAAAATATAGGAGAGCCGTTATTTTCAAAAAACCTGATAGAGCTGCTGAATTATATGATAGTGTGTTGAAGAAAGCTACCGACAATTAA
- a CDS encoding alpha/beta fold hydrolase, producing the protein MLLNFRTYGNQGPPLIIVHGFLGMGDNWHLLAQQFAKDYKVLVMDMRNHGKSMHSDVFSLQVMVDDIIETLDHESISKVYIIGHSMGGKIAMQMALENPSRIEKLVVADIAPKAYPPGHEEVFRALHRINLQTLQSRTEADNLMAQDLADFSTRQFLLKNLTRDENGDFIWKMNLPVLEKYYNNISGEVSGTIYYSPTLFIRGSKSKYILDSDLDMIEKLFPNYILETIENAGHWLHADKPQEFYEVVNGFLSED; encoded by the coding sequence TTGCTACTAAATTTTAGAACATACGGAAACCAAGGGCCACCACTTATTATAGTGCATGGATTTTTGGGTATGGGAGATAATTGGCATTTGCTCGCACAGCAGTTTGCAAAAGATTATAAAGTATTGGTGATGGATATGCGTAACCATGGCAAATCAATGCATAGTGATGTGTTTAGTTTGCAAGTGATGGTGGATGATATTATAGAAACTTTAGACCACGAAAGCATTAGCAAAGTATATATAATAGGTCACTCAATGGGTGGGAAAATTGCAATGCAAATGGCTTTAGAAAATCCATCGAGAATTGAAAAATTGGTTGTCGCTGATATTGCTCCAAAGGCTTATCCACCAGGGCATGAAGAGGTGTTCCGTGCTTTGCATCGTATCAATTTGCAAACCTTGCAAAGTCGCACCGAAGCTGATAATTTGATGGCTCAGGACTTAGCAGATTTTTCTACACGGCAGTTTCTATTAAAGAATTTAACACGCGATGAAAATGGAGACTTTATATGGAAAATGAATTTACCTGTTTTAGAAAAGTATTATAACAATATCAGTGGCGAAGTAAGTGGAACTATATATTATAGTCCTACTTTATTTATTAGAGGGAGCAAATCAAAATACATATTAGATAGCGATTTGGATATGATAGAAAAATTATTCCCGAATTATATATTAGAAACTATCGAAAATGCAGGGCACTGGCTTCATGCGGATAAACCACAAGAGTTTTATGAGGTGGTGAATGGGTTTCTTTCTGAGGATTAA
- a CDS encoding TerB family tellurite resistance protein, translating to MATTNYSKYAKWLGGGLGFALGGPMGALLGFVLGSAFDNTESVAAFQNNPNPTQTYGRQVTNADFTASLMVLCAAVMKADGKVTVGELDYVKEFFKRQFGKEHTQEQMHLLKDLMAKEIPVRDVCQQIRQYTDHPSRVQMIHLLFGVATADGHVHSTELEMIRNIASWLGVSQPDFESIKAMFVKDTESSYKILETTAEATDDELKKAYRKMALKYHPDKVAHLGDQYQKDANEKFKSVQSAWEYVKKERGIV from the coding sequence TTGGCTACAACTAATTATTCAAAATATGCAAAATGGCTGGGAGGCGGTCTAGGCTTCGCTCTTGGTGGGCCAATGGGTGCCTTGCTCGGCTTTGTTTTAGGTTCAGCTTTCGACAATACTGAAAGTGTAGCAGCTTTTCAAAACAATCCTAATCCCACTCAAACTTATGGGCGGCAAGTTACCAATGCCGATTTTACTGCAAGTCTCATGGTGCTTTGTGCAGCGGTGATGAAAGCAGATGGAAAAGTGACCGTGGGCGAGCTTGATTATGTGAAAGAATTTTTCAAACGCCAATTTGGGAAAGAGCATACACAAGAGCAAATGCATTTGCTCAAAGATTTGATGGCCAAAGAAATTCCGGTGCGTGATGTATGCCAGCAAATAAGACAGTATACCGATCATCCAAGTCGTGTACAAATGATACATTTACTCTTTGGTGTGGCCACTGCCGATGGACATGTGCATAGTACTGAGTTGGAAATGATACGAAATATTGCATCATGGTTGGGTGTATCACAACCCGATTTTGAAAGTATCAAAGCCATGTTTGTGAAAGATACAGAATCATCTTACAAAATATTGGAAACAACTGCAGAAGCCACTGATGATGAACTTAAAAAAGCATACCGTAAAATGGCTCTCAAATATCACCCCGATAAAGTAGCACACTTGGGAGATCAATATCAAAAAGATGCGAATGAAAAATTCAAATCGGTGCAAAGTGCGTGGGAGTATGTGAAAAAGGAGAGAGGGATTGTATAA